One window of the Streptomyces sp. TS71-3 genome contains the following:
- a CDS encoding ABC transporter permease: protein MRKTPVPPRRREAPGAGGAAAGPVLRFVLRRLAAGLLVLWGAATLAFLALHLVPGDIVDTLLGPSTTATPALRAQIRADYGLDQPLPVQYAHTLASLATGDLGRSYQLGQPVTGVLSGQVVPTVELALAACATALLLAFAAAYATAGRGRAARTAASGVELLATSVPSFWLGILGLTFLSYRWHLLPATGADGLASLLLPAVTLALPIAGVLAQVIRQELDLAASRPFVLTARSRGASGHGVFLRHTGRHAALPVATLAGWITGSLLSGAVLTETVFARPGLGRVLVTAVTGKDIPVVSALVVLSAAAFVVVNLLVDLLYLAIDPRLRTEAPV, encoded by the coding sequence GTGAGGAAGACCCCTGTCCCCCCGCGCCGGCGCGAGGCGCCCGGCGCGGGGGGCGCAGCCGCGGGGCCGGTGCTCCGCTTCGTGCTGCGGCGGCTGGCCGCCGGACTGCTGGTGCTGTGGGGCGCGGCCACGCTCGCGTTCCTCGCGCTGCACCTGGTGCCCGGGGACATCGTCGACACCCTGCTCGGTCCCAGCACCACCGCGACGCCCGCGCTACGCGCGCAGATCCGCGCGGACTACGGCCTCGACCAGCCGCTGCCCGTGCAGTACGCCCACACCCTCGCGTCGCTGGCCACCGGTGACCTCGGCCGCTCCTACCAGCTCGGCCAGCCGGTGACGGGCGTGCTCTCCGGGCAGGTGGTGCCGACGGTCGAACTGGCCCTGGCCGCCTGCGCCACCGCGCTGCTGCTCGCCTTCGCCGCGGCCTACGCCACGGCCGGACGCGGGCGCGCCGCCCGCACCGCGGCCTCCGGGGTGGAACTGCTGGCCACCTCGGTGCCGTCGTTCTGGCTCGGCATCCTAGGGCTGACGTTCCTCTCATACCGGTGGCACCTGCTCCCGGCCACCGGCGCCGACGGCCTCGCCTCGCTGCTGCTGCCCGCGGTCACCCTCGCGCTGCCCATCGCGGGCGTCCTGGCCCAGGTGATCAGGCAGGAGCTGGACCTCGCGGCGTCGCGTCCGTTCGTGCTTACCGCGCGCTCCCGGGGGGCGTCCGGGCACGGGGTGTTCCTCCGGCACACCGGGCGCCATGCCGCTCTGCCCGTCGCCACGCTCGCCGGCTGGATCACCGGCAGCCTGCTCAGCGGCGCCGTGCTCACCGAGACGGTGTTCGCCCGCCCCGGCCTCGGCCGGGTCCTGGTCACCGCCGTGACCGGCAAGGACATCCCGGTGGTCAGCGCCCTGGTGGTGCTGTCCGCCGCCGCCTTCGTCGTCGTCAACCTGCTGGTCGACCTGCTCTACCTGGCCATCGACCCCCGCCTGCGGACGGAGGCCCCCGTATGA
- a CDS encoding ABC transporter permease has translation MSRTLDRTGRTPAPDGARGPHGTGGDTGAADPGKPRRRRRGLVSPALAAVYGALGVLVLLTVFAPGLLAPYEPNDTHVLSAFQAPGAAHPFGTDELGRDVLSRVIHGARTSLTIGVGASAIGVVGGALVGLLAAVGGSRTDQVLMRAMDVLLAFPELLLALLVVSVVGAGAGNVLAAIGLAAVPNYARLVRAQALVVLRSGYVEAAVVLGAGRGTIVLRHVLPNVAGPLLVLATIGTGTAVVSGAALSFLGLGPAPPTAEWGAMLSEGREYLATAWWVGVFPGVAVAAVVLSLTLLGRHLKSRADTGEPS, from the coding sequence ATGAGCCGGACACTCGACAGAACCGGCCGGACCCCGGCGCCGGACGGGGCACGGGGCCCGCACGGAACGGGCGGGGACACCGGCGCCGCCGACCCGGGCAAGCCGCGCCGCCGCCGGCGCGGACTCGTGTCACCGGCGCTCGCGGCGGTGTACGGCGCGCTCGGGGTGCTCGTGCTCCTCACCGTGTTCGCGCCCGGCCTGCTCGCGCCCTACGAGCCGAACGACACCCACGTGCTCTCGGCGTTCCAGGCGCCCGGCGCCGCCCACCCCTTCGGTACCGACGAACTCGGCCGCGACGTGCTGTCACGCGTGATCCACGGCGCCCGGACCTCCCTCACCATCGGCGTCGGCGCGTCCGCGATCGGCGTCGTCGGCGGGGCGCTGGTCGGGCTGCTCGCGGCCGTCGGCGGCTCCCGCACGGACCAGGTGCTGATGCGCGCCATGGACGTGCTGCTCGCCTTCCCGGAACTGCTCCTCGCGCTGCTGGTGGTGAGCGTGGTGGGCGCCGGGGCCGGCAACGTGCTGGCGGCGATCGGCCTCGCCGCGGTGCCCAACTACGCACGCCTGGTACGGGCGCAGGCGCTGGTCGTGCTGCGCTCCGGGTACGTCGAGGCGGCGGTCGTGCTGGGCGCCGGCCGGGGCACCATCGTGCTGCGGCACGTGCTGCCCAACGTGGCGGGCCCCCTGCTGGTGCTCGCCACCATCGGCACCGGCACCGCCGTGGTCTCCGGCGCCGCACTCAGCTTCCTCGGCCTCGGGCCCGCGCCGCCCACCGCGGAGTGGGGCGCCATGCTCTCCGAGGGTCGCGAATACCTCGCCACCGCCTGGTGGGTGGGCGTCTTCCCGGGCGTCGCCGTGGCCGCCGTGGTGCTCTCCCTCACGCTGCTCGGCCGCCACCTGAAGTCCCGCGCCGACACAGGAGAGCCCTCGTGA
- a CDS encoding ABC transporter ATP-binding protein — MAGLSVRFGEVGAVRGVDLRVRPGECLALVGESGSGKSTVARALLGLAGAGAGVTARRLEVAGRDTRGFTDRDWRAVRGRHAALVAQDALVSLDPLRTLRAEIAEPMRVHGTVARERIAERVVELLAAVGVPEPAARAAQYPHQLSGGLRQRALIASALAADPRLLIADEPTTALDVTVQEQILGLFRTAKQSGKGILLISHDLAVVARIADRTAVLRAGEIVEEGPTARLIRRPRHPYTRRLLASVPAPRTASAAPEAAVVLAAGGLRKSYGGRLAVDGVALELRAGEALGLVGGSGSGKTTVARLALGLLLPDEGEVRLDGAPWSALSEKRRRARRHRIQLVPQDPYGSLDPRWTVRRLVAEALPRGAERPARIGELLGLVGLSGDHLDRRAHQLSGGQRQRVAIARALAPGPAVLVCDEPVSALDVSVQAQILDLLDGLRTRLGLALLFISHDLAVVRHVSDRVAVMCQGRIVEENTAAELFAHPRHPYTRELLAASPALVRGEAASGAQRRSGRRR; from the coding sequence GTGGCAGGGCTCAGCGTGCGGTTCGGCGAGGTCGGCGCCGTGCGCGGGGTGGACCTCCGGGTCCGGCCGGGCGAATGCCTCGCCCTGGTCGGCGAGTCGGGGTCGGGCAAGAGCACCGTGGCACGGGCGCTGCTCGGCCTCGCCGGGGCCGGCGCCGGCGTCACCGCCCGGCGGCTGGAGGTCGCGGGGCGGGACACGCGTGGCTTCACCGACCGCGACTGGCGCGCGGTACGCGGCCGGCACGCCGCCCTCGTCGCCCAGGACGCGCTCGTCTCGCTCGACCCGCTGCGCACGCTGCGCGCCGAGATCGCCGAGCCGATGCGGGTGCACGGCACGGTCGCCCGCGAGCGCATCGCCGAGCGCGTGGTCGAGCTCCTCGCGGCGGTCGGGGTGCCGGAGCCCGCGGCGCGGGCGGCGCAGTACCCGCACCAGCTCTCCGGCGGGCTGCGGCAGCGCGCCCTGATCGCCTCCGCGCTCGCCGCCGACCCGCGCCTGCTGATCGCCGACGAGCCCACCACCGCGCTCGACGTCACCGTGCAGGAGCAGATCCTCGGCCTCTTCCGCACCGCCAAGCAGTCGGGCAAGGGCATCCTCCTCATCAGCCACGACCTGGCCGTCGTCGCCCGGATCGCGGACCGCACCGCCGTGCTGCGGGCCGGCGAGATCGTCGAGGAGGGCCCCACCGCACGGCTCATCCGCCGCCCACGGCACCCGTACACGCGCAGGCTTCTGGCCTCGGTCCCCGCACCGCGCACCGCATCCGCAGCCCCGGAGGCCGCCGTCGTGCTCGCGGCCGGCGGCCTGCGCAAGAGCTACGGCGGCCGGCTCGCCGTGGACGGCGTGGCGCTGGAGCTGCGCGCCGGCGAGGCGCTCGGCCTGGTCGGCGGGTCCGGCTCCGGGAAGACGACGGTGGCCAGGCTGGCGCTCGGGCTGCTGCTCCCGGACGAGGGCGAGGTACGGCTCGACGGGGCGCCCTGGTCGGCGCTGTCCGAGAAGCGCCGGCGGGCACGGCGGCACCGCATCCAGCTGGTGCCGCAGGACCCGTACGGCTCCCTCGACCCGCGCTGGACCGTCCGCCGCCTCGTCGCCGAGGCGCTGCCGCGCGGTGCGGAACGCCCGGCCAGGATCGGCGAGCTGCTCGGCCTGGTGGGCCTGTCCGGCGACCATCTGGACCGCCGCGCCCACCAGCTCTCCGGCGGCCAGCGCCAGCGCGTGGCGATCGCCCGCGCCCTCGCCCCGGGGCCCGCGGTGCTCGTCTGCGACGAGCCGGTCTCCGCGCTGGACGTCTCCGTGCAGGCCCAGATCCTCGACCTCCTGGACGGCCTGCGCACCCGCCTCGGCCTGGCGCTGCTGTTCATCTCGCACGACCTCGCCGTGGTCCGCCACGTCAGCGACCGGGTCGCCGTGATGTGCCAGGGCCGGATCGTCGAGGAGAACACCGCGGCCGAACTGTTCGCGCACCCCCGGCACCCGTACACCAGGGAGCTGCTGGCCGCGTCCCCGGCCCTGGTCCGAGGGGAGGCGGCCTCAGGGGCGCAGCGGCGATCCGGGCGCCGGCGGTGA
- a CDS encoding L-fuculokinase — MNTGPEPGSPTAGAGSGGSAAPDGGGEPHEPVPVGLPPAPEDGRAFTAPADAPSGAGTPPLAGLDLGSTRIKAVVCVQDGRVLGAAERPTPLGENDADALVAAALGTLADALGRSGLARAGRAPAAVGLTGMAETGVPLDREGRPTGPLLAWSDPRGAEQAARLVRSVGAEALHGATGVRPSAKAPLAKWCWLRDERPEALRRMAVWAGAADLVARALTGVTATDATFAQRTMGFDVHRRRWDHELLALGGLSERRLPPVREPGEPVGPVTAEGAARVPGLRPGTPVVIAGHDHLVGAWAAGARTAGDLADSMGTAEAVVTLADTPPDPARALAEGIGYGRHADGRSWYLIAGTGSCGALADWCADLLGLPPGTGRHERFGALLAAAGLGPTGVVVEPYFTGRTAPAPDPHRSLALHGLGPGDGPARLALAVVEATAYQARWMAEAQAALVGAPPRRTLLLGGPVAQPRWPRVKAAVGPWPLHVLAEHRAPAVGAALLAAPAAGLPAPDPLPVTRLRPGPDEDPARYAAVYRDAFLPAVRRPAVPSGGPESRRS, encoded by the coding sequence ATGAACACAGGACCCGAACCGGGCAGCCCGACGGCGGGCGCCGGCTCCGGCGGTTCGGCCGCGCCCGATGGTGGCGGTGAGCCGCACGAGCCCGTGCCGGTCGGCCTGCCCCCGGCACCCGAGGACGGCCGCGCGTTCACGGCACCGGCCGACGCGCCCAGCGGCGCTGGAACCCCGCCGCTCGCCGGGCTCGACCTCGGCTCGACCCGCATCAAGGCCGTGGTGTGCGTACAGGACGGCCGGGTTCTCGGCGCCGCGGAACGACCCACCCCGCTCGGGGAGAACGACGCGGACGCGCTGGTCGCCGCCGCTCTCGGCACCCTCGCCGACGCGCTCGGCCGCAGCGGGCTCGCCCGCGCCGGGCGGGCCCCGGCCGCGGTGGGCCTGACCGGCATGGCCGAGACCGGCGTGCCGCTGGACCGCGAAGGGCGCCCCACCGGGCCCCTGCTCGCCTGGTCCGACCCGCGCGGCGCCGAGCAGGCGGCCCGGCTGGTCCGCTCGGTGGGCGCGGAAGCACTCCACGGCGCCACCGGCGTACGCCCCTCCGCGAAGGCGCCGCTCGCCAAGTGGTGCTGGCTGCGCGACGAGCGGCCCGAGGCGCTGCGCCGCATGGCGGTGTGGGCCGGCGCCGCCGACCTCGTCGCCCGTGCGCTGACCGGCGTCACCGCCACCGACGCCACGTTCGCGCAGCGCACCATGGGCTTCGACGTGCACCGGCGCCGCTGGGACCACGAACTCCTCGCGCTCGGCGGGCTCTCGGAACGGCGGCTCCCGCCCGTGCGCGAGCCGGGCGAGCCCGTGGGGCCGGTGACCGCGGAGGGCGCCGCGCGGGTCCCCGGCCTGCGCCCCGGCACCCCGGTCGTGATCGCCGGGCACGACCACCTCGTCGGCGCCTGGGCGGCGGGCGCGCGCACCGCCGGCGACCTCGCCGACTCGATGGGCACGGCGGAAGCGGTGGTCACGCTCGCGGACACCCCGCCCGACCCGGCCCGTGCGCTGGCGGAGGGCATCGGCTACGGGCGCCACGCCGACGGCCGCAGCTGGTACCTGATCGCCGGCACCGGAAGCTGCGGCGCCCTCGCCGACTGGTGCGCCGACCTGCTCGGGCTGCCGCCGGGCACCGGACGCCACGAGCGCTTCGGCGCGCTGCTGGCAGCAGCGGGCCTGGGGCCCACCGGGGTGGTCGTCGAGCCGTACTTCACGGGCCGCACCGCCCCCGCGCCCGATCCCCACCGGTCCCTGGCCCTGCACGGCCTCGGCCCCGGCGACGGGCCCGCAAGGCTGGCGCTGGCCGTCGTGGAGGCCACCGCCTACCAGGCGCGTTGGATGGCGGAGGCGCAGGCCGCACTGGTCGGCGCCCCGCCGCGCAGGACCCTGCTGCTGGGCGGCCCCGTCGCCCAGCCCCGCTGGCCGCGCGTCAAGGCCGCGGTCGGCCCCTGGCCGCTCCACGTGCTCGCCGAGCACCGGGCGCCCGCGGTGGGGGCGGCACTCCTCGCGGCCCCCGCCGCGGGCCTGCCGGCGCCGGACCCGCTGCCCGTCACCCGGCTGCGCCCTGGCCCCGACGAGGACCCGGCCCGCTATGCGGCGGTGTACCGGGACGCGTTCCTGCCGGCCGTGCGGCGCCCCGCCGTTCCCTCCGGGGGCCCCGAGTCGCGGCGGTCGTGA
- a CDS encoding M1 family metallopeptidase, with translation MSMHRTTSRSRSVPALAAAVAAVAALTAPVSYAASSTAPAPSPGAPGLGDPIFPLDGNGGYTVRHYTLDFDWQAPRTPFEATTTIRATATQALSRFDLDFAGNTLHTVRVNGEPAAFQRDGDELVVTPAAPIADGSTFTVTVSYTADPAQTRHRDDAISDYGWIPTPDGTILYPQPNGAKMIFPADDHPSLRAPFTFHITTPPDLKAVANGRLAGRTTGADGRVRWTYESEQPVTPQYVQLGIGRFTFVDRKGPGGLPVRDVVPDALAAPAEQHLKLTPGHIAWLEQRLGRYPFNSYGILVGDTDLGVALETQGLSLIPKADLLGTRVDAETNMVHELTHQWLGDSVALKTWSDLWLSEGHARFYERLYSEAHGGDSFEAAMKEAYRQHDQWRHDVGAPAEPTEPNLFKKMRYDGSALVLYALREKVGDATFQRIERTWFARYRGRAASTQDYIDLASQVAGRDLGGFLRPWLYGATTPPMPGHPDWVVDPVVS, from the coding sequence ATGAGCATGCATCGCACCACGAGCCGCAGCAGATCCGTGCCGGCCCTGGCCGCGGCGGTCGCCGCCGTGGCCGCCCTGACCGCGCCGGTCTCCTACGCCGCCTCGTCCACCGCACCGGCACCCTCGCCGGGTGCCCCGGGGCTCGGCGATCCGATCTTCCCGCTGGACGGGAACGGCGGCTACACCGTCCGCCACTACACCCTGGACTTCGACTGGCAGGCCCCGAGGACGCCGTTCGAGGCGACGACGACGATCAGGGCCACCGCCACCCAGGCGCTCTCCCGCTTCGACCTCGACTTCGCGGGCAACACCCTGCACACGGTCAGGGTGAACGGCGAGCCGGCCGCCTTCCAGCGGGACGGCGACGAGCTGGTGGTCACGCCCGCGGCCCCGATCGCCGACGGGAGCACCTTCACCGTCACGGTCTCCTACACCGCGGACCCCGCCCAGACCCGGCACCGCGACGACGCCATCTCGGACTACGGCTGGATCCCCACACCCGACGGGACCATCCTGTACCCGCAGCCGAACGGCGCCAAGATGATCTTCCCGGCCGACGACCACCCCAGCCTCCGGGCCCCGTTCACCTTCCACATCACCACTCCCCCGGACCTCAAGGCCGTGGCCAACGGCCGGCTCGCGGGCCGCACCACGGGCGCCGACGGTCGGGTCAGGTGGACGTACGAGTCCGAGCAGCCCGTCACCCCGCAGTACGTTCAGCTGGGCATCGGGCGGTTCACCTTCGTGGACCGCAAGGGACCGGGCGGCCTGCCGGTCCGCGACGTCGTCCCGGACGCGCTGGCCGCCCCGGCCGAGCAGCACCTGAAGCTGACCCCGGGTCACATCGCCTGGCTGGAGCAGCGGCTGGGCCGCTACCCCTTCAACAGCTACGGCATCCTGGTCGGCGACACGGACCTCGGGGTCGCCCTGGAGACGCAGGGCCTGTCCCTGATCCCCAAGGCCGACCTGCTCGGCACCCGGGTCGACGCCGAGACCAACATGGTCCACGAGCTGACCCACCAGTGGCTCGGCGACAGCGTGGCACTCAAGACCTGGTCCGACCTGTGGCTGAGCGAGGGCCACGCCCGCTTCTACGAGCGGCTCTACTCCGAGGCGCACGGCGGCGACAGCTTCGAGGCCGCCATGAAGGAGGCGTACCGCCAGCACGACCAGTGGCGGCACGACGTGGGCGCGCCCGCCGAGCCCACGGAGCCCAACCTCTTCAAGAAGATGCGCTACGACGGCTCCGCGCTGGTGCTGTACGCCCTGCGGGAGAAGGTCGGCGACGCGACGTTCCAGCGGATCGAGCGGACCTGGTTCGCCCGCTACCGGGGCCGGGCGGCGAGCACGCAGGACTACATCGACCTGGCGTCCCAGGTGGCCGGGAGGGACCTCGGCGGCTTCCTGCGCCCGTGGCTGTACGGCGCCACGACGCCGCCGATGCCGGGGCACCCCGACTGGGTGGTCGACCCGGTCGTGTCGTGA